The region GTCCTACTCGGCAATTGCTCCTGCATTGCTCTACCTCCTGCATCCATGCAGTCGTGCGCCGGCGTCCTACTCGGCAATTGCTCCTGCATTGCTCTACCTCCTGCATCCATGCAGTCGTGCGCCGGCGGGTAATCGGTCCAAATTCCCCCGGTTTTTCGTCACATAGCCACCACTATGATCCTCAAAACCGGGGAGATTTGGCCTCGATTCCCCACTCGGCTCGCTACGGACGCTCAAGCCCGACAGACTCCTAGAGAGCGGTCGTTCGCGTGGCGTGGTGTCGTTGGACATCGTTGCGGCGTTTGCGCCAGGAGGGGCAGGGATGAACACACATCGATGCATCTGCACCTATCTGCATTGGTTCGGCTGCTGGGTGGCCCTGTGGCTGCTGACCGGTTGCGCCTCCACGCAGTCGATGGCGCTGGAGGACGAACAAGCCCAGGTCGAGGTGGGGGACGACGCCATCGTTTTGCTGCGCATGCACACCGTCAACGAACTCAAGCCGGGGTACCCACCGGCGGTATTGGCGATTCATGTCGTGGACGAGGCAACACAGGAGTCGGTGGCATTCAAACCCAGGGCAAGGCTGATCTCGCTGCATGACGGTTACGAATATCTGGTCAGCCTGCGTTTGCCCCCCGGCCGATACGAAATCAGCTCCATGACCGGCATGAGTTTCGGCTACCACATTCAGGCCCACTTCGAGGTGCCGTTGCATCGTCGGGTGACGGTGCCGGGGGGCAAAGTACTCTATTTGGGCCGGATCGAGGCCCGCAACGTCGCCCGAATCCGGGACGACCAGCCCCCCGCCGGACCTTTGCTGCCCCTGATCGACCAAGCGGTGACCGGTTACAGCGATGGAACCTTTCAGGTCGAAATCTTGAACCTCTTTAAAGAGGACATGCGGCTCTTTCAGCATGTGTTCCCCGCGTTGAATTCCCTCCCGGTGGAGTCGATGCCGCTTTAGGGAAACGCCGATTCAAGGCTCCTGCCTTGAATCGGCGCCTCCTTAGAAGATGCCCTTGTGTCTGCCCCACGAGCCTCCCGAAGCATTCGGGGGGCTTTTTTGTTCTACAGAGCTCGTCGGCCATGAGAAGGCGGGCGGGGCAGGGGGTGATGTTTACTTCGGGCGATGGCTGAGGCACGGTGTTGCCGTCCCCCCTGTGTTTTCGCCGCCTTCAAAACGAGAACGACATGCTGCATCCCCTGCTCGACATACGCACCCTGGCGCTGACCAACGTGCTGTTTGGGTTGCTCTTCGGGGTCGGCTTCATCCTTTACGCCCGAGAGCACAAGGAGTTCGGGGGGCTGCGTCTGTTTGGGGTGGCCAACTTTTGTGTCGCCGCCTCGACCCTGCTGATCGGCCTGCGCGGCCAAATCCCCGATGCGTTTTCTATTCTGGGCGGCAATTTGCTGATCGTCGTGGCCCTCATCGCCTATTACGAGGCGGTGATCCGCTTTCGCAACCGACCTACCCCCCCGGGGTGGTTCTGGGGGGTGGTGCTGACGGTTCATGCCGGGGTGGTCGGTTGGTTTTCAATGGCCACCCCCAGCCTCACGGGCCGGGTGGTTTGGGCCAGTCTTCTGCTGATGATCTTTGCCTTCGCGGTGGTGCGTGCCCTGATGCGCCACCAAGAAAAGGGGCTGGAGCGGGGTTACCTTTTCACCGCGATCCCCTTCATGTTGATGGGGCTGGTTGCCCTGTTTCGTTTGGTTCTCACCCTGACCACCCCGCAACCCGACGACCTGATGGCGATGGGCACCCCCCACGCTTTGACCTTCCTGAGCACCGAACTTGCGATGATCGGCTCGGCCTTCGGCTTTGTCTGGGTCGCCTCGACCCGGTTGAGGATCGAGCTTGAGACTCAGGCCCGCATCGATCCCCTGACCCAGGTGTTCAACCGGCTGGTGCTGGACGAGGTGTTGACCCGGGATCTGGCCTTTGCTCGACGTAGTGGCGAGCCCTTGGCGGTGCTGATGGCCGACATCGACCACTTCAAAGAGCTCAACGACCGCTTCGGACACCAAGCGGGGGATCGGGCTTTGAGGGGGGTGGCGCAGACCATCAAACAGCACCTGCGCCCCTACGACGTGGTGATCCGATACGGGGGGGAGGAATTTTTGATCGTGTTGCCCAACACCCAGGGGGAACAAGCGGTGGAGGTGGCCGAGAAGCTCAAAGAGGCGGTCGCCCAGCAGGTGCAGACAGCCGATGCGACCCCGATTCGGATCAGCATGGGGGTCACCACCTACGACCCCGCCAAAGACAGTTGGGACACCTTGATTGGCCGGGCCGATGCCGCCATGTATGGCGCCAAACACAAGGGGCGCGATTGCGTGGTCTGGTTGTCGGCGTAAATCCCTCCCCTGGTTCCATCACCCCCCATCTTCGGAGCGCCCCATGATTCTCGACCACGTCGGCTTCCCCGTGGCCAACCTCAAGCGCAGCCGCGACTTCTACACCAAGGCGCTTGCCCCCCTCGGGGTCGAGGTGGTCTTGGAGGGGGACAGATGGGTGCTGCTCGGGCGGGACGGCAAGGGGGAGCTGCTGCTTGGTTTGCAGGGCCATCCCCCCGGCTCGATCCACCTGGCCTTTAGAGCCCAAACCCGGGAGCAGGTACGCCAATTTTACCTGGCGGCTCTGGCCTCCGGGGGGCGGGAGGAGGGGGTGCCGGGGATGCGCAGCCAGCATTTATCCAACTACTACGGGGCCTTCGTGCTCGATCCCGACGGCCATCGCATCGAAGTGGTCTGCCATACCCCGTCGGAGTTGTGATCTTTGAACATGGGCAATGTTGGGTCCGGGTGACCGAGTTCCTTTCTCGGGAATTGAAAAAATCGTCTCCTACAACCGTCGCAGGCCGCAGGTGGCCACGATGAATCCCCCAGGGGATTCGGGGTAGTTTTGACGGGAGGATACGATCATGGACACCAGGTTAAGCGGACTTCGGCTGCGGTGGTTGGCGGCCCTTTTTTCTGGCGTGGTGTTGTCCGGTTGCGCTTCGGCGCCGATGGCTTTGGATTCCGAGCAGTCTGCGGTGCCGTTGGCTGACGAGTCGGTTGTGCTGCTGCGGCTTGATACCGCAAACGAGTTCAAGCCCGCCTATCAGCCCCGGGTGTTGGGGCTGCATGTGGTCGACCGCGATTCGGGGCAGGTGCTCGATTTCAATCTGGCCGATCAGCGCAAGGGCAACTTGGCGGGCGGTTTTGAGTACTGGGTCAGCATGCGGTTGCCCGCCGGTCGTTACGAGATCGCCACTGCGACCGGCATCAGCACCGGCTACAACATCATGGCCAACTTCGAGATTCCCCTGCACCAGCGCCTGGATGTACCCAAGGGCAAGGTGATCTACCTGGGTCGGTTCGAGGCGGTCAACGTCGCCCGCACGGTCGCCGACCAGATCCCCGCCGGCGGCAAGCTCCCCCTGATTCCCCAGACGGTGGCCGGTTATGCCGACGGCACCTTTGAGGTGAGCTTCTCCGAGCGTTTCAATACCGATATGAGCCTGTTCCAGGCACGGTATCCGGTGCTGGCCCAGGTGCAGGCGGTGGCTTGGAATCACGGCTGGGTGCAGGAGGCTGCGGTTGGGTTCTAAGGAAGCGCCGATTGAATCGGCGCTGTCCTAAACGATTGGGGCAAGCGATAGGGGGAACGGGGTGTCTCGGGTAGACTCCTCGTTCCCCTTTTTTTGTTGCGAGTGCCCCATGCCCCAGATCGGCCAATACGCCACCCTGAAGATCCGAAGCCGCCAAGGCGACACCCTGTTGCTCGACGGCGGCTCCCTGGGCGACATCCCCCTGAGCCTCATTCCCGGCGCCCCCCCCCTGCCCGAAGCGGGCGAGGTTCGGGTGTTTCTTTACCACGATTCCGAGGGGCGCCCGGCGGCGACCACCGCTACCCCCCGCGCCACAGTCGGCCAGTTCGCCCATCTCAAGGTGGTCTCGGTGACCCCCATCGGCGCCTTCCTCGATTGGGGATTGCCCAAGGATGTGCTGCTGCCCAACAAAGAGATGCCCCGCCCCGTTGAAGAGGGGCGCTCGGTGCTCGTGTTTCTCGATTTGGACGAGCGCGACGGCCGGATCAAGGCCAGCGCCCGGATCGACCGTTTTCTCGACCACACCCCCCCCAACTACCGCAAGGGGGACGAGGTGGCGTTGCTGGTAGCGGGCAAAAGCGACTTGGGTCAGAAGGCGATCGTCGACCATCTGCACTGGGGGGTGATCCACCATGGCGACATCTACCGCCCCCTGAAATACGGCCAGTCGCTCAAGGGGTACATCAAGCGGGCGCGGGACGACGGCAAACTCGACATCGCCCTGCAACCCCCCGGCTACGGCAAGGTCGAGGAGCTGGCCCAAGAGGTTCTCAAACGGTTGGCGAGCGCGGGGGGATACCTGCCGCTGAGCGACAAGAGCGATCCCGAGGCGATCCATGCCGCCCTCGGGGTGAGCAAAAAGAGCTTCAAGATGGCGATTGGCGATCTGTTCAAACGGCGGCTGATCGCGATCGAAGAGGGGGGCATCCGCAGGGTGAACACTCAGGCGGGGGAGGGGCAACGGTGACGAGGATCCCGGCGCGGGGTCTTCCCCCCGGTCATGGTGTCGGGGTTCACGTGCGCCGCGATGAGACGCCCGAGGCTGTTCCGACCGCGCCCCTTTCTTTCCATTGAGACGGTTCCAATGAAATTTTCTTTCCAGCAAAGCCACCCGGTAAAAACCTTCTTCAAACGTCTGATCCTGGCCCTGCTTGCGGTGGTGCTGATCCTTGGCGCCATTTGGGGGGTGCGGCTGCTGGGGTTTCAGAATTTCGGGGTGGTGCATCAGGGCGAGTTCTATCGCAGCTCACAAATGAACGGCGAGCAGCTGCAAGAGACCATTGCCGAATACGGCATCAAGACGGTACTCAACCTGCGCGGCCCCAACCCCAACCAGGCGTGGTACCCCGAAGAGCTGGCGGCCAGCCAGGCGGCGGGGGCCGAGCATGTGGACGTGTTGCTCAGTGCCACCCACTTCCCCCGGCCCGACGAGATGCTCAAGTTGCTGGGCGTTCTCGACCATGCCCCGCGTCCAATCTTGGTCCACTGCGTGTCGGGGGCCGACCGC is a window of Proteobacteria bacterium CG1_02_64_396 DNA encoding:
- a CDS encoding glyoxalase, coding for MLDHVGFPVANLKRSRDFYTKALAPLGVEVVLEGDRWVLLGRDGKGELLLGLQGHPPGSIHLAFRAQTREQVRQFYLAALASGGREEGVPGMRSQHLSNYYGAFVLDPDGHRIEVVCHTPSEL